A portion of the Osmia lignaria lignaria isolate PbOS001 chromosome 15, iyOsmLign1, whole genome shotgun sequence genome contains these proteins:
- the Rtf1 gene encoding RNA polymerase-associated protein Rtf1 has protein sequence MPKRKNQALIDSDSSGSASESGTDLDNDLLSLAKKKKGKAQDDSQSNEETGTTKKDNKHDSDTSDSDDDWGAKAGKNKKKKVPTKRNKRKMTKSSSEESASEKEPEKVSEPEEGEVSDSDASVSDSSQEEFNDGYDDKLMGDAEDQARLAQMTEKEREQEIFKRIEQREIMKTRFEIEKKLRMAKKQELKKQKESRKKEKGVEERKLDRAPDPKERSKDRKKTIEEKQDKKFHAMSLLKARREEKKEREEKEKQRIEQQQQQSKDIEEEELEDDHKGGANKTKLKASDIYSDDSGSSDSAEDEETAKPASHRRSSSSDSRDTDSDTDKKSVTSNKAKPKKPVYVSTKEDLNKIRLSRHKMERFVHLPFFDRVVQGCFVRIGIGNNNGKPVYRVAEISGVCETGKIYQLGGTRTNKGLKLRHGAQERVFRLEFVSNQEFTESEFFKWKETCALQGISMPTFEEVEQKLKDIKEALVYEFKEEDIEKIVREKERFKQTPYNYAMKKAQLMRERDAANCRGDDETATRLNQELSELEERASELDKMRTATISSISYINDRNRKKNVEEAEKAIMEEVKANKGKKVDDPFTRRSTKPRMVYKPEDEDVSSAVPVNDKASPQQTETIAVNNEKENGQETKKKQSTEDLFNAHDFDITIDLEVPIPNNPVSVLPKPISNIKDTGPRRSLNLEDYKKKRGLI, from the exons ATGCCAAAGAGAAAGAATCAGGCTCTTATAGATTCTGATAGTAGTGGCAGTGCGTCGGAAAGTGGCACGGATTTGGATAAT GATTTATTATCACTtgctaaaaagaagaaaggcaaAGCCCAAGATGATTCTCAATCTAATGAAGAGACTGGAACCACTAAAAAAGATAATAAACATGATTCAGATACATCAGATTCTGATGATGATTGGGGTGCAAAAGctggtaaaaataaaaagaagaaagtaccCACTAAGAGAAATAAACGTAAGATGACAAAGTCTAGTAGTGAAGAAAGTGCTAGCGAAAAAGAACctgaaaaggtctctgaaccaGAAGAAG gtGAGGTTTCAGATTCAGATGCTAGTGTGTCTGACTCTAGCCAAGAAGAATTTAATGATGGATATGATGACAAATTAATGGGAGATGCTGAGGATCAGGCAAGACTTGCTCAAATGACTGAAAAAGAACGCGAACAAGAGATTTTTAAACGAATCGAACAACGTGAAATTATGAAAACAAGATTTGAGATtgagaaaaaattaagaatggCCAAGAAACAGGAactgaaaaaacaaaaagagtcaagaaagaaagaaaagggtgtTGAAGAAAGGAAACTCGATAGAGCACCGGATCCTAAAGAACGAAGTAAAGATCGTAAAAAGACGATAGAAGAAAAGCAAGATAAAAAATTCCATGCAATGTCTCTTCTAAAAGCGAgacgagaagagaagaaagaaagag aagagaaagagaaacagaggatagagcaacagcaacaacagtcAAAGGAtattgaagaagaagaattagaagacGATCACAAAGGAGGTGCAAATAAAACAAAGCTTAAAGCATCTGATATTTATTCTGATGACAGTGGTTCATCAGATAGTGCGGAAGATGAAGAAACTGCTAAGCCGGCATCTCATCGTAGATCGTCTTCGAGTGACAGTAGGGATACTGATTCCGACACTGACAAAAA GTCTGTCACCAGTAATAAAGCAAAACCGAAGAAACCAGTATACGTTAGTACAAAGGAAGATCTCAATAAAATTAGATTATCTCGTCATAAAATGGAAAGATTTGTACATCTTCCATTCTTCGATAGAGTAGTACAAGGCTGCTTTGTTAGAATTGGTATTGGTAATAACAATGGGAAACCAGTGTACAGAGTAGCTGAAATTAGCGGTGTCTGTGAAACTGGCAAAATTTACCAACTTGGTGGTACAAGAACGAATAAAGGTTTGAAACTAAGGCACGGGGCACAAGAACGCGTGTTTAGATTAGAATTTGTATCCAATCAAGAATTTACCGAatctgaatttttcaaatggaaagaAACTTGCGCTCTGCAAGGAATATCAATGCCCACGTTTGAAGAAGTTGAACAAAAATTGAAAGACATTAAAGAAGCTTTAGTTTACGAATTCAAAGAGGAAGATATAGAAAAAATAgtaagagaaaaggaaagattTAAGCAAACTCCATATAATTATGCGATGAAGAAGGCACAGCTTATGCGAGAAAGAGATGCAGCTAATTGCAGAGGAGATGACGAAACTGCCACTCGGCTTAATCAAGAATTAAGTGAACTCGAAGAACGTGCTTCTGAGCTCGATAAAATGCGCACGGCAACAATATCTAGTATATCTTATATTAACGATCGTAATCGGAAAAAGAATGTTGAAGAAGCAGAAAAGGCAATCATG GAGGAAGTAAAAGCTAATAAAGGTAAAAAAGTAGACGACCCATTTACAAGGCGAAGTACAAAACCAAGAATGGTTTATAAGCCTGAAGATGAAGATGTATCGTCTGCTGTTCCGGTAAATGACAAAGCAAGTCCTCAACAAACTGAAACGATAGCAGTAAATAATGAGAAAGAGAATGGTCAGGAAACAAAGAAGAAGCAAAGTACTGAAGATTTATTTAATGCTCATGATTTTGATATCACAATAGATTTGGAAGTTCCAATTCCAA acaATCCCGTTAGTGTATTACCGAAACCTATTAGTAATATTAAAGATACAGGACCTCGACGGTCCTTGAATTTAGAAGATTATAAAAAGAAGCGGGGACTCATCTAA
- the tsr gene encoding cofilin/actin-depolymerizing factor homolog tsr, with protein MASGVTVADVCKTTYEEIKKDKKHRYVIFYIKDEKQIDVEVIGPRDAAYDAFLEDLQKGGSGECRYGLFDFEYTHQCQGTSEASKKQKLFLMSWCPDTAKVKKKMLYSSSFDALKKSLVGVQKYIQATDLSEASEEAVEEKLRATDRN; from the exons ATG GCATCCGGAGTAACAGTAGCCGATGTTTGTAAGACGACGTACGAGGAGATTAAAAAAGACAAAAAGCATCGATATGTAATCTTCTACATTAAAGACGAGAAGCAAATTGACGTTGAAGTTATCGGACCTCGCGACGCAGCTTACGACGCTTTCCTCGAAGATTTGCAGAAAGGTGGTAGCGGAGAATGTCGCTATGGCCTTTTCGATTTCGAATATACTCATCAGTGTCAGGGTACTTCCGag GCATCTAAGAAGCAAAAGTTATTCTTAATGTCGTGGTGTCCCGACACGGCTAAAGTTAAGAAGAAGATGTTGTACTCCAGTTCTTTCGACGCTTTGAAAAAGTCCTTAGTTGGCGTGCAAAAGTATATACAGGCAACAGACCTTTCAGAGGCCTCTGAAGAAGCTGTTGAAGAGAAGCTCCGAGCCACTGACAGGAATTAG